From Zea mays cultivar B73 chromosome 3, Zm-B73-REFERENCE-NAM-5.0, whole genome shotgun sequence:
AGGCATCCCTCTTCCACCTGGAGGAGGAGGGGGGCCACCAGACATTCCAGGAGGCATTGGAGGAGAAGGTGCaccgggagggggagggggaccacTTCCATGTCCTCtaggaggaggtggtggtggacCTCCATGACctccaggaggaggaggtggTGATGGAGCTCCACCTCGAAACCCTGCTGGAGGTGGAGGCGGTGGAGTTCCTCCTAGTCCTCCAAAGGGTGGTGGAGGAGGAGGAACTCCTCCAATTCCTCCATATGAAGGCGGGGGTGGTGGAGCTCCTGCATATCCTCCAGGGggtggcggtggtggtggagcTCCTGCATATCCTCCAGGAggtggcggtggtggtggagcTCCTGCATATCCTCCAGGAggtggcggtggtggtggagcTCCTGCATATCCTCCAGGAggtggcggtggtggtggagcTCCTGCATATCCTCCAGGAGGTGGAGGTGGTGCTGGAGCCCCTACATATCCTCTGGGAGGTGGTGGTGGCATTAGAACTTCTGCATATCCTCCAGGAggtggaggtggcgggggagccctTACACATGCTTTGGGAGGTTGAAGATCCCATGCACATTCCCCTAGAggtggcggtggtggtggaggcccTACATGTCCTCCAGtaggtggtggcggtggtggatcCCCTCCACATCCTGTTTGAGGTGGCAGAGGGATCGAAGCCTCTACAAATACACTCGTAGGTGGTGGTGGCAGATCACCTATGTGTCCATTAGAAGatagtggtggtggtggaggtggaggtggaggtggaggtggaggtggcaaGCATGAAGGGCCTTTAGATTCTCTGGTAGATTGGAGGAATGACAAGTCTCCACTATGAAATCCAATTGGCAATGTAATTCCTCCTATCCCTTTAGTAAAGGGTGGTGGAGGTGGAATGGCCCCACATCCTCTAGGAGGAGTTGATAGTGGAACTTCTCCATGTCCTCCAGGAAGTGAAGGTGGAGGTATTGGAATATTCACAATTTCTCCACAAAGAGTTGACAATGGAGATCCCATTTGTCCTTCAGGGGGAAGGAGAGGAGGTGGTGGGTTTTCTTTAGTAACTTCAAGAAGAGAAGCTGGTCCTGTTGATTGCCCACCATCAAGAGGTTGAGACAAAGTTTCACTTGTTCTAGGAGGAGGAGGTGGCAATGGAATTATATTAACCCCTTTTGAATGTGGAGGTGGAACTATTACAATATCCTCTGAAAAGGTAGGTTGGGTTGCTATATCTGCATAGAAAGAAGGTTGGTACGAGCACGGAGATGCAGGTGCGATATGATGTAaagttggtggtggaggtggtggaggtggatataGATTAATATGTTTTCCAGGAAGAGATGGATGATTCAAGAGTGGAGCTGGAAGTGGAGGTAGAACAACACATGATTCTCTAGAAAAAGGTGGAGGGGAAGAAGGTGGATTTTCGTAATGTTCTGTTGGAGAAGGTGGTTTTGAAGATAAACACAAAGAAGGTATAACTGTTGCATGACAAGGTGGTGGttgtggaggaggaggaggtggaggtggagattTCATATGTTCTCCAGAATGAGGCAACTTTTGTGGCAATTGCAGAATTGGAATGCCTCCGTGTTCTTTATCATCAATTATAGAGGCCAAGACTCCGTTAATTGTTTCACCTTGTGATATCTCCACCTCAAATGGCCTCAAATGAATTGATAATGTTGTTTGATCTAAAGGCTGCTCACAATTTACTTGCTCTGCAGATATTGAACATGAGGAATTATCTGTTACAATGTGAAACATTGGATATGGAGGTGCTGCAGGTATATAGGATGACATACTTGAAATTGTATCTTCAGCGCTTCCAACCACATGCTGAACTTTATACTCAGAATGCTCTGATGGAGATAATTCGACAGCAGTATCAGATTGCAGAAATTGAACTTCACTTGCTTCATGTCCTTCGAGAGAAGTAGCTGGAACATCAGATTTGTGTTCTGGTAGCATTGTTGGTTCTTTATATGGACAATCTGAAGACGGATTTGAGTATACCAGTGGAACTGATCCACTATCACTGCATATAGTTGGCAGTGGTAGTTGTGATGGTGGTGGTACTAGAGGCAAAGGTGGTGGCGGCAGCGTTGGTGGTTCAGCACGTTGTAATGTTTTGGGAGGTGAAGAACAAGTCATGTGCAACAAAGAATTTGTATCTTCATTGGTAAATGGGACATCCATGGCAGTTACTATATTAGGTCTACTTGTTACTTCCTCATCTACAAAATCAGAGGCTCCTAAGGGACATTCAGTTGCAGCTATACTACTATTAGAGAGTGAAGTTAGTGAGGAATCACCTAAGTTGAGAACACTTTGTCTATAATCTGGACTATAGGAACAAGATCCATCAGCTCTTATTTGTTCAGGTTCATATATTATGGTGCTCGAATAACTTTGGGTGCAAGAATCATGTGGGGGTGGTAGTGGAGGTGGGTGTGGGGTTTGAGGGCCATATTGGTTGGAAGCAGGCAAAGTTAAGCTACCTGAATGTAGATCATTTTCCTCTGTCATTGGTGGGTGAAGATGTTGATCTTGTGGTATTGAGGGAGATCTAACATGCTCTTGGTGTTTGGGTGATCTTGAAGAAGCCATTGACATCTCTATGAATGTGCCAAATGATAATGATGGTAGAGATGAAATCGTTCTTATTGGTCGCAGAGTAGGATGTACTAGAGACATTTTGGATGATGATCCCAGGGATGTGTAGAGCTGAAATGGTGGAAGCACAGAAGATGTATCTGAATCACCCCTTCCACTTGTAGAAGTAACGGAGTTCTGCTTAGATTCTGTTTGTGATGGAGAAAAAAAGGACAAATCTGTGGATGCAGCACGAAGCAGATTGCGTCTGGGAGATGATGGAGAAAAAAGACTAGATGTCGCCAATGGTAGAAAAGGTTTTTTCTTTAGCACCAGTCGAGATGAATCGGTTGTATCTGTATTTGCATTCACAGAAGTTGAAGCATGGTTTATTATCAAGTTAGATTCTTCTGGtagaatgttcgcacaagagataTTAGAAGACTGACTCCTGGAGCTGGAAAATGATGTGTCAATTCCTGCTCTTCGCTCTGCAGTGACATTACTACTGCAAGCACGAAGCTGATCAATATTTTCATTGGCTGAACTTAGTTCCAAAGAAGTGTTTGAGCTGTCAAGATGTGGTAAATCTTTGGGCTCAGCCACTAGTGAATCTGTGCCTGTGATGGTAAATTTTTCTTTGTTGCGACTTTCTTCCCGTTCAATCACTATGCCATTGTCATAAGCAGCATATTCATCTCGTGCACTCTGTCCCTCATCTTTTTTGAAAAAAGTATTAGGTCGTTTTGTGTCCTCGTCTTCTCCCAGTGCAGTGCTTTCTGAACTGTGGACTGCCTCATCTAATTCAGTTTCCATCATATTCCCCTCTACCACTTGTTTGGGAGTTGTAACTTCAGATATGATGACCTCTTTGATCATCTGTATGTCATCAGTACTATTAGTTTCTAATATAATCACCTCCTTAACCAATACATTATCAATCTGGCTCAAGTCTTGATTGGAACCCATCCTTATATCCTGCTTGGAACTACCCTTTTCAAACATGCACCCATCCTCTTTATAGGTAGAACTTGAGATGCCGCTATCTGTGTCTCCATCTATTGTAGCTGTAAAAGTTGACTTCACAACTGCAGTCTCATCGTTGAGCAAAATATTGGCTTCAGTGGATGTGCATGCTATTGTAGCGGTAAAAGTTGACTTCACAACTGCAGTCTCATTGTTGAGCAAAATATTGGCTTCAGTGGATGTGCATGTCTTTCCATCATTTACTGTTTCTAACAACAAGCCCAAGTTATCGGCTTTATTGTCTTGTGATCCATCAATGTCAATATTCAGATCAAAGTTGgaaaatggagagtttttccaacATTCGGCACTTGGAGTTCGAATATAATCTGTAGAGACCATAGAAAGAGTATCCGCATCCTTATTTCCATCTTGAGATTCAGCATTACTGAAGATTTCTTCTGCTTCAAAGAACTCATCAGCAGAGGCAACATCCATATCATTATCAtagtcataatcataatcataatcaggtGCTACTTCAGTTGACGCATCAGACTCAGCATCAAACTCTGAAAAGAGTACCTGGTTAAGACATGCACCCACAATTAACATTGATATATTTGGTGACGGATTATCACATGCATACATGAGAAATCATGGCCTACCTCTGCTTTGAAGTTCTTTGTGAACTGGTGATCGGCATCCCAAGGGACATCGATGTCCTCAAAGTTCAACGGTAAAATGTGAGACTGGATGAAAAAGGTATTGAACATCACCCTAAACATTAACCTTTCATTTCCTTGGCCATCATCCACATGCAGACATTCAAGGACGACATCACCTTGGACGCAGGATCCTACATTTAACTTCACTGGCGCATTATCTGCCTGCAAAAATAGTTAACGAGTAACTTGAATAAATAGCAGAACCATTTAGATAAGACATGCTTGATGGTACCTGTCTGTAACGCCTAATATGTTTCTTGGCCTTTGATGGTGGTGAAATGACACTATGACTTCTGTCAGTTGTTGGAATATCCTGCCCATATACTCGAACAATTGGCCGACAACCACCGACTCCATCAAAATTTGGAATTTCTCTAAGAATTACACAATCCAAGGTGAAAGGAATAGGTTGTGTAGGCCATCCTATGCCGTCATCCATTCTGCATATGTACCCAAGATACCGAAGATGAGACGGTTGTGGATTCAATGTGGTTAGCATCTGAAGAAGCTCCTTTGGGGCTTGCTTGTACACCATATCTAGAGTTCTTTGCTCCCCATTATATTGTTTCCTGTACAGAAGAAGACCTGCAAGCATAAATGCCAACACTGGCCATCCATCTTTCTCACAGTGCATTAGTAAAATATTTTGCTGCCCTTCAAGCATAAGCCACCTTTCACTCAGCCTTAGGAAGTGGAGAATGATATCCAAAGGAAGTAACGGGCATCCTAGATACTTGCAAGGGTAGTCTTTGGCTGTAATATTGTACTTGGAGAAAATGCCTGAAATAAGACTTTTTCCTTCATCTCTAAAGTTAAGTACCATCAATGAAGAATCTGCAAACTGTTCACGGAGCTGCAAAATAATGTTGTCCAGGTAATTCTTGTATCTGTATTGGTCCATGGTTTCTGTTGAGAAGCAACAATCGAATACTGCAAGCACAAACAGACCAATCATTGCACATTAATGTCAGACTTAATTTGACAATGTCTATAACCATCATAGAAGTATGGTGCAAGGCCAGAAGCCACCCATTCAATTTTTTTATACGAGACTACAGAAGTAGCAGATCAATACATGATAGCCTTGATCCTACATAATCAAATCATAAACGCATGAGCTGGTGTGTAGAAAGAACAGGACAGTCCTGTCAGAAGTTACACAATGGTGACTATATCCGATCGCTCTGGACATAATCACAACCTCCACACAAATCCAAGAATTCGCCGAACTATGGACCAGAATACAAATTGTACAGATGCTGCTCGGCATGCAGGATTCTATAACTCGGAAATGGATGGCTGACGGAAAATATTCCACATGTTCAGCATACAAGATCCAGTTCGGAGGATCGCATCGAAAATTCCAGGCCGAGCTCATTTGGAAGGCGCAGGTGGAAAATAAATGCAAAGTCCACGCCTGGATACTCATGCACAACAAAGTCCTAATGGTGGACAACCTACAAAAGAGCGGGGTTCCCACATTAGGACCATTGTGTCTTGTGTAATGGGCCTCTAGAGATAACAGACAAGGTTACACCTTTCTTTGCTGTGCCCCTTCGCAAGGGCCAATTGGAGCCAGGTGCTATCCTGGAAGAATTTCAATGTGCAGCTACCCTAACAGGACCCCGCCTGCATTACCGATTGGTGGGAGGAAGTAGTAAGCAAGGTGCCAAAGCACGACCGCAGCCGTTTCAACGGAGTGGTAATCTACATTGTGTGGTACCTGCGGAAGGAGAGAAATAGGAGGATTTTTTAAGATGTGTACAAGACATCGCAGCAGGTCACCTCATCGACCAAAGAAGAAATAGTGCAAAGATGTAGGACGAATGGACGATGTTCTTTGCGGGTTACCCCACCAAGAGTGGGGGAGGGCTTCTCTTTTTGTCCTAGGACCGGTCTGTTGGGCACAATGGGCGTTCAGCTTACATAAAACTCCCTTTTCCTTGCTTAATTGAGCAGTGCCTTTACTTAAAAAATGCATGAGAGTTATCCTGTTAGTCCTACTAAGAAGTCACCTAGTTGCACTACTGAAAACCCATCAGCAAACAATTAAATACAGCAACACAAAGATGCCAATCAGTATTTCTACTTATGTGAAACTTCATGTCTTCAAACATGTTAGCAGCATTTTAGACTAAAATGCACTTCTTATTCAATTTTTTTTCTGATAGTGAAGTAGCAGATTAAGACATGATCGCATTGTTCTTGTTGATCAGCAAGCATTATCGTATTAGGCATAGACTAAATGTCACAGCTCCTCATCTATCTTCAAACATGGGTGTTACATTAATCGCATAACATAGAAACTTCAGAATCAAACCCTTGCACCAGCCAACGAGGTTGCTGGCAACGTTACTATTAATGTGCAGTAATAAACACGGGAAAAATACAGCGGTAGTCGAACAGTGAGCGAACCCTTCTTTTTGAGAAGCATAGCTCGAACGAAACTAGAATGGGGCCATAGAATCATGGTGGCACCGTAAGCTGATGCAGCATGCACAAGGAAGGCATGTTAGCTGGAAGCCTGAAAACAACATCCAGAGAAATTTGTTCCGGCACTGAGCGAAATTACATAATGCAGCTGCATTTCCGGTGCTAAAATCAATAGAACCTCCGATTGCACACACCCCGAAGTACCCCCCAAATCGGTAATTCGGTTCGGTGGCGGCAGTCGAACAGGAGGCGCGGGGTTACCGTACCGTAGACGCGGTCGGCTATCTCGAGGAGCCGATCCGGCGGCTTCCGATAGAAGAGCCTCCGGAACAGCGCCATTCCCTTGCGCTTCCGACCGCCGTCGGCGTCGCCGCCGTCTCCGGCGGCCTGCCCCCGGACCCACTTGCTCCGCGACGCCCGGGACCAGCCGACCGCACTCTTGCCGGCGGCCAGCCAGCCAGACCGCAGCGGCGGCGCCAGCGATGATCGGGCCCCGTGCTGCCCGCTGCCGCCGCCGACCTAGCACCCACTCGCCAGCGGAGGCTAACGATACGAACGCCGGCGATCGGGTGCGCCACGCACGCACCCGCCCGCCAAGCTCCCGGCTCGAGTCGCGGGAGGGCAATGCCGCGCGCGGCGGAATTCAGACAGCTAGGGTTTCCTTTCCCCCTCTCGTTGAGGAATTCTTTTTTTCGAGCGGAACTTTTTTTTCTGCTCGTGCTGCTAAAATTATTTTTGGGGTGTTGGAGGTGGCGGAGAAGGAAACGGAGGAAGACAGAGGGGAGACgacggcggaggcggaggcggcagGCAGAGCAGAGCAAAGCTGAGCACGCGCGAGCACGATTGCTCGAAACAAACACACGATGAAATGCCTCGGGGGTAAGATTTTTTGTgcgtatgacatgtggggcccggCGCCAACGGTTGCACCGGTGCGCGCCACGCTGCTCGGCGCATGACATCACATCAGGCAGCGGTCACCGTGTGGGCTTTTTCATGATAGGCCGGATCTGCACTAGTCAGGAGCAATTGGGATGGGCCCGTAATAGCAGGATGAATCAAAGTTAGCCCAACGAATGGTACTCTTGCCGTGTTACAGAGAGCCCAACGTGTAACGGGCTGAATCCAGAGCTAGAGATTTCCGAGTCCGGTTTCTAAGAAATTTTTCATCTTTCCAAAAAAAAGTGATGGCCTGAGTTCATCATAGTTTAAATTCTGTCCAAATATGGAATCTGTTTAATGTCAAGAAAATAGACGAAGTCTCTATCCAAAATCAATGTTTAGGCATTTTTTTAGATAAGGACCTCAATCAAAGCCAAAAACCATCACACTTAAAAGAGCTTCGGACGACGAAGAAATGGGAAAGTGAAGGGGAGCTTCAGTGCCTTCACAATGGTCTATGGATAAAACAAGTTAAGAAGGTTTACATGGAGAAGAAAATCAGGATTGTAAAATGGTGTGATTGTACCCTCTCGTTAGCGAAGGACTACGGTGTAAACGTAAGGGCAAGGTTGCAATTTCATATGAATATGTATATCGTTCgaaccctataaatagatgaataataTCACTGTTACGGGGATCGGTCATATGTAACCTTgcgtctatagcatctttttcccgaGAGAACCTCCAAAGATACTACAATGTCGAAGTATATTTGGATGTTCCCTCCCTATGTTATCTGATATCTGTTATTCAAAGTAACCTAATCATTGAGCTTGACTGTTGCATATATGAAACTAGTTCATTGTCATCAATTACTTTGTATAATGTCATTTGTTTATACATTTAGTATGTTAACCCTTGTACTTGTTCCATGTGCTCTCTGGACACGGAGAACACAATCACCCTTCTCCCCTTCGACACCTTTGGAGGGGAGAAGGATTTGACAAGATAATCATATGACCATTAATATTCAGGTATGTTAAAAACAATGAGCTTCAAAACTGTGGATCAATTAAACATTGGAATCTTGATCATCAATTTCATTATATACACATCTTATGAAAGACAAAACTCTGTTGTCAGGGTCAAAACCGGGTCCCCAAGGCCCACGAGTCGTGATGAGTAAAGATACTCTGAAAAGGCTCGAGTAAGGCCCAATCTGCTTCTGGATCATGAGTAAACCGCTAATGTTTGCCCCTAGTCCCGATGTGAAGCAAGGACGCCTAGGGGTTGGGCAAAACGAAAAAGGGTTGAACGAGCCCTAAGTCAACCTAGGGGTCAGGCGAATCGTGCCTAGCCTAAGGGGATGACCAAACTAGACACAGGCACAAACAAACCACACACGGGTCAACGATCAAAAGAATGAGGATGACCACTCCATGATTAGCCTTCGTCATCATAACGGTCGCCACAACATGGAGGGGAATGGAGGTTGTTCCTATTCTGACTAACATCCACATCCATTACGTCTAAATCAACCATGAAGCACTCATTCCTCTCGTACGGATATAGGAAACGACACTATGGATGGACTACACTGCATGGTGAACCGTCAGATATTGGGGATACGAACGAGCCCATTGATAAGCTGACCGACCCTTGAAGCACGACCACTATCATAGGTGATACTGTGCTACCAACTTCGGCTTGGACCCCCCCTCGCTAAAGCCCAATACGtgcatgaaagggaaatggccttaaaccaTTTATTATATTGTTTTttgtgcttgatgaccatcacaaccattcggactaattagtttgcctagtttttgattcacaggttcataagTTCAACATTTAGTTTCTAAGTCACAATAAGCTCAGATACAACGAAATAGGGGTAAAacatggaatagatgaactaccaatagttctactctttggataagttctaaataccCCGAGGAACCTATTCAACACTTCTAGAGAAGTTGGAAAGCTCAGAATCAACTTCTCACTattttggagctagtttgagcaaaagaagaaatatgAGTTAAAGAATTAAAATGTTTAAGATCCATGACTTAGACTAGATGGACAACCACTAGAGATATTCTTCTAAGTCATAGGATCTCTCTCAAGTTTAGCCAAAGCAACTTGGAGAAGATTGTTCAAAGATCAACGACAAGTCAGAAACTCAAGTTCTGAAATCGCCAAGTGCGGACCGCCTGGCCCCTTCTGGCGGACCGTTCGTGACACCGCTATGACTTTGGATAGGAACTATAAATCGTGgacagtccggctataaatcgTGGACTGTCCGGCTATAAAGCGTGGATCGTTCAGCTATAATTcatggaccgtccgcacgtgaagaTCTGGTTCAGCCTGAAGGTGACTAGTTGTGCAAAAGGATTTCTAGAACTGGCGCAGACCATCCGGGACCAAGGGCAGACCTCCGCGTATCGAGACAATTGTTGATCTAGCCATTGGGTTGTCAGACATAACCGTTGTAACGTCAGATCCTACCGTTGGAGGGTCGTGGATCATCCGGGCCCaagctgcggaccgtccgccagtgcgcAGAACAGACAGACAGGGCATAACAGTTATAtgggtggttggaggctataaaagggaccccaacCAGCCCATTCTCATTGATTGATTGATCCATATCATACACAGGAGTTGGGTATTCACTCCTGTCTACTAGTGCAGCACTTCTATACACATCAAggcctcacaagtgccacaaaagaaagatcaagcaagaaagagctactcgtgtgtgtttagcgatagtgcattatgagaatcattgagagaaagtgtgagctacctcttgtgatcatttgagcgtggagttttgactcccattcattgtaaagctagcaagagccccttatctttgtggttggccttgtGGAGACTTTGGTcttcggactgttcggtgtgcaccggactgtccggtgcaccctctgccagtggGGACAGCCTGGCCCAGAGAAGAGGGTTCCCTGCGTAGAAACATGAGAGCGCGCAGTTcacgagttgaattttagtggcacaccggatagcgcatcagactgtccggtgcgcactgaACAGTgattgttcactgttcggtgtgccatctgcccaacggctagctgtcagaactagccgttggagtcgaccgttggtgcaccggtggcgcaccacagtccggtgcgcccatgcgcagcagGGTTTGTGTAacgactagttggtgggtgagggctatttatacccctccacccaccatattgattgtcttgttgcccacatttactcctacactttggtagagcattgcaagcaccacaaagcctagtgaggtgatttgagaatcttaatcccgcatttggacctcattagcgctagcgagagccacctagagcacacaccgcatgcatttggcttctcttggtcaagtgaaagtctacggcttgttactcttggtgatcgacatcacctagacggcttggtggcgttgggagctcggtgatcaccgtggagatcttgttggtgacccgactcaagtttgtaagcggtcgtgagagaTCCACCGAGCCGGAGTGGCAaaagatcatctcatagtgagcacttggttcttgcaaggaccaagggggagcgatacccttgcgcgggtgctccaacgaggactaggggagagtgccgactcttcgatacctcgggaaaaaatggaggagtcttctaaaccttgctttacattacgcacttaattcaagcattttaaatTGTGTATTTATTTAGCAAGTATttaaagtattgtcttagcattgttgtatttctagtattattctcttattgctagttgttggggtgaagttgggctcttgcttaggttttaattagtgttgatttttagaaaagcccaattcatcccccctcttgggcatcgtgatcctttcaattggtatcggagccttgttgctcttagattagcttaaccgctagagtaacgatgtccggtggggatggatcgcctcccgtttttgatggtgatgattttccatattggaaaattcgtatggaagcttacttagaggctatagacattggtgtctacaaagccgccacacaaggtttccccgaacctagagatcccacaaatcttgtaggtgaagagtttaactatgagaaatggaatgctaaggccaaaaacactctttttagaggcctttgcaaaaatgtgtttaatagagttagaaaccatagaaatgctcatgatttgtggatggacatatgtgctctacatgaaggaactagaagtgagcgtgaggagagatatcacattgctatgagaaaactaaattcttttgagatgcttgctaatgaaaatgccaatgctatgtactcacgtctcaatattcttgtagaggaagtaaatggcttggggcttacacaaatttcacaaccggatgttgtgaggaagattctcagtgtcctcccaattgacaaatatggacacattgtcacagtgcttcatcagatggatctttcagttgccACTCCTACACAGATatcgggaaagatcaatgctcatgagatgtacatgcacatcaatgacaaggatgagtcatcttccaagagaaaggatttggctctcaaagcaaatcaagaaagaaaaggaaaagctaaagtacaaattgaggaggaatcctcaagtgatgatgatcttgatgctaacattgccttgatggtgaggaagaccaccaagatgttaaagaagctcaacagagaaggcatcaaatttgactcaagaaagaagaaattcttttccagcaaaagaaagcccatttctgaaatggattgctacaactatggagagcttggtcatctttctcatctatgtaacaagcccaagaagaacaagttcaagggcaagaaagaagatgacagtgatgatgagaaaaaggaaaagagattcttcaagaggaaggatgggaagcacaagaggttccacaaaaagaaaaatggaaaggcatacattgttggtgactggctcactgacattgagccatcaagtggatcttcttcaagtgaagaagaaaatgatgaaaaagttgccgccatcgctggggacttctcttcaccaccaccatcaccatcatcgacttctcacctatgcctcatggctagaggtgaacggaaggtacaaatgataatgatattatttatgatagtgatagtgatgatgaatttgcttcaccttcctatgatgaactagctgacttgcttaaggaatacactcaaatcattaggaagtcaaaagccaaatgtgataagttgaaagatgaaaatgaaatttttaaatgccaaatatgacatagttatgaaagctagtgatgaaatgaaagaagaaaacaaaactatgtcatccactataaatgagcttacatcctccctaaaagatgctaaggataaatgtgacaagttaaatgaagctaatagggaattgaaagatagactagtgaaaattaaggaagactatactaagattaaatttgatcataataatcttcttgttgaaaatgaacttttatcttacaatacacatgaggctattaaccctattgttaagattgatgtagcaacctcatgtgatgatttgagtcaaggtgatcaaactagtctacatgatgaactgaccgaaaaagttgaagtcttgacattagacaaccaaaaattgaagagatacttgactgatgcaactactagaggaaacgttgccattgagaacaatgaCTTCAACAATGAGTTGACAGTGGATAattaaaggcttaaaaatgaggtcaagaaacttaagagtgaaaatgaacatcttgcaaca
This genomic window contains:
- the LOC103652160 gene encoding formin-like protein 12 isoform X1, whose product is MALFRRLFYRKPPDRLLEIADRVYVFDCCFSTETMDQYRYKNYLDNIILQLREQFADSSLMVLNFRDEGKSLISGIFSKYNITAKDYPCKYLGCPLLPLDIILHFLRLSERWLMLEGQQNILLMHCEKDGWPVLAFMLAGLLLYRKQYNGEQRTLDMVYKQAPKELLQMLTTLNPQPSHLRYLGYICRMDDGIGWPTQPIPFTLDCVILREIPNFDGVGGCRPIVRVYGQDIPTTDRSHSVISPPSKAKKHIRRYRQADNAPVKLNVGSCVQGDVVLECLHVDDGQGNERLMFRVMFNTFFIQSHILPLNFEDIDVPWDADHQFTKNFKAEVLFSEFDAESDASTEVAPDYDYDYDYDNDMDVASADEFFEAEEIFSNAESQDGNKDADTLSMVSTDYIRTPSAECWKNSPFSNFDLNIDIDGSQDNKADNLGLLLETVNDGKTCTSTEANILLNNETAVVKSTFTATIACTSTEANILLNDETAVVKSTFTATIDGDTDSGISSSTYKEDGCMFEKGSSKQDIRMGSNQDLSQIDNVLVKEVIILETNSTDDIQMIKEVIISEVTTPKQVVEGNMMETELDEAVHSSESTALGEDEDTKRPNTFFKKDEGQSARDEYAAYDNGIVIEREESRNKEKFTITGTDSLVAEPKDLPHLDSSNTSLELSSANENIDQLRACSSNVTAERRAGIDTSFSSSRSQSSNISCANILPEESNLIINHASTSVNANTDTTDSSRLVLKKKPFLPLATSSLFSPSSPRRNLLRAASTDLSFFSPSQTESKQNSVTSTSGRGDSDTSSVLPPFQLYTSLGSSSKMSLVHPTLRPIRTISSLPSLSFGTFIEMSMASSRSPKHQEHVRSPSIPQDQHLHPPMTEENDLHSGSLTLPASNQYGPQTPHPPPLPPPHDSCTQSYSSTIIYEPEQIRADGSCSYSPDYRQSVLNLGDSSLTSLSNSSIAATECPLGASDFVDEEVTSRPNIVTAMDVPFTNEDTNSLLHMTCSSPPKTLQRAEPPTLPPPPLPLVPPPSQLPLPTICSDSGSVPLVYSNPSSDCPYKEPTMLPEHKSDVPATSLEGHEASEVQFLQSDTAVELSPSEHSEYKVQHVVGSAEDTISSMSSYIPAAPPYPMFHIVTDNSSCSISAEQVNCEQPLDQTTLSIHLRPFEVEISQGETINGVLASIIDDKEHGGIPILQLPQKLPHSGEHMKSPPPPPPPPQPPPCHATVIPSLCLSSKPPSPTEHYENPPSSPPPFSRESCVVLPPLPAPLLNHPSLPGKHINLYPPPPPPPPTLHHIAPASPCSYQPSFYADIATQPTFSEDIVIVPPPHSKGVNIIPLPPPPPRTSETLSQPLDGGQSTGPASLLEVTKENPPPPLLPPEGQMGSPLSTLCGEIVNIPIPPPSLPGGHGEVPLSTPPRGCGAIPPPPPFTKGIGGITLPIGFHSGDLSFLQSTRESKGPSCLPPPPPPPPPPPPPPLSSNGHIGDLPPPPTSVFVEASIPLPPQTGCGGDPPPPPPTGGHVGPPPPPPPLGECAWDLQPPKACVRAPPPPPPPGGYAEVLMPPPPPRGYVGAPAPPPPPGGYAGAPPPPPPPGGYAGAPPPPPPPGGYAGAPPPPPPPGGYAGAPPPPPPPGGYAGAPPPPPSYGGIGGVPPPPPPFGGLGGTPPPPPPAGFRGGAPSPPPPPGGHGGPPPPPPRGHGSGPPPPPGAPSPPMPPGMSGGPPPPPGGRGMPTPPGGRGHGLARTLGPTLQSAMRKSSLKPLHWVKVTRAMQGSLWAELQKQVEANSHAEFDVNELESLFTIAPKAKAGSKSEGRGKSLGTKSDKVQLIDLRRANNTEIMLTKIKMPLPDMMSAALALDDSVLDADQIENLIKFCPTKEEMELLKNYSGDKEALGKCEHFFLELMKVPRVESKLKIFAFKIQFQSQIRDVRKNLQTVSSACEELRSSEKLKVIMKNILLIGNTLNQGTPRGQAVGFRLDSLLKLIETRATSGRMTLMHFLCKSLAEKSPEVMDFHEDLVHLEASSKLQLKALAEEQLAVVKGLEKVEQELTASESDGPVSDVFRKTLKEFIDCSSADVCSLSAFYSEVGKSADALALYFGEDPAKFPFEQVATTLLTFVGLFRKAHDENLKQIEAEKKKAQKEAEKEATQDKTPVKSKNGNADKSPRSPSTFK